One window of the Tachypleus tridentatus isolate NWPU-2018 chromosome 10, ASM421037v1, whole genome shotgun sequence genome contains the following:
- the LOC143227840 gene encoding uncharacterized protein LOC143227840 produces the protein MPYKIKVLKEKRKLWGKYSSRRRKTNSNARLRREVKDKQTTLDDANKEEIPEMRCKNTSDNTEECVEKQATYSGKNGRKIKEKRAAYNFRNRGRIIETRCNVIDKVKTEEKQVSCSARNRDNQNRHGYKVEDKEVKTESICKSEHREIIERKNTEAFQESQRPLEIVPSDRPIQNHRQIKTAGDVSEPPQYLCEACQVSMTNLQNYWKHVNDLCPVKKNKELSKTEVADWQKKVEFNSALFHGCCPVFTKVPVETSVLLIKREISLQKKLKSEVQDRDDGESSSTFQSCNICHKIFFSYARFLQHRVYHKLANTVVEESAETL, from the exons ATGCCTTACAagattaaagttttaaaagaaaagagaaaattatgGGGGAAGTATTCatcaagaagaagaaaaactaacTCCAACGCTAGACTGCGAAGAGAAGTTAAGGATAAACAGACTACATTAGATGATGCAAACAAAGAAGAGATTCCAGAGATGAGGTGTAAAAACACTTCTGATAACACAGAGGAATGTGTTGAGAAACAGGCCACCTACAGTGGTAAAAATGGAAGAAAGATTAAGGAGAAACGAGCAGCCTATAATTTTAGGAACAGAGGAAGAATTATAGAAACCAGATGTAATGTAATAGATAAAGTAAAAACTGAGGAAAAGCAAGTCAGTTGCAGTGCTAGAAATAGAGATAATCAAAATAGACATGGCTACAAAGTCGAAGACAAAGAAGTAAAAACTGAAAGCATCTGCAAGTCAGAACATAG agaaattattgaaagaaaaaatactgaGGCATTCCAAGAATCACAGAGACCATTGGAAATTGTACCATCTGACAGGCCCATACAAAACCacagacaaataaaaacagcTGGAGATGTATCGGAACCTCCGCAGTATCTCTGTGAAGCGTGCCAAGTGTCTATGACAAATTTACAGAATTACTGGAAGCATGTCAATGATTTATGTCccgtaaagaaaaacaaagaactatCTAAAACTGAAGTTGCCGACTGGCAAAAGAAAGTTGAATTCAACAGTGCTTTATTTCATGGTTGTTGTCCTGTTTTCACCAAAGTACCAGTAGAAACCTCAGTGCTGCTTATTAAACGAGAAATAAGTTTACAGAAGAAATTGAAATCAGAAGTTCAAGACCGAGATGATGGAGAATCTTCATCCACTTTTCAGAGTTGTAATATATGtcataaaatttttttttcttatgccAGATTTCTACAACATCGTGTCTACCATAAACTTGCTAATACTGTTGTGGAAGAATCTGCTGAGACATTGTAG